From one Actinopolyspora saharensis genomic stretch:
- a CDS encoding RNA polymerase sigma factor, with translation MTEQGQFCGTAVLLRRVAFGDERAWRDLVDRNGGVVWGAVRAYSATRADAEDAWQATWLSLAENLHRLRDAEALSGWLVTTARRESLRLARTRRRESPAGVDGVLAEIVDDTGDPERAALRSVLTTRLAQAFSQLSDRCQRLLRVMAVAPEASYEQISTALGMARGSIGPKKQRCLHALRERMSALGSAEDLEVTAV, from the coding sequence GTGACGGAACAGGGACAGTTCTGCGGGACGGCCGTGCTGTTGCGGCGAGTGGCGTTCGGGGACGAGCGGGCCTGGCGTGACCTGGTGGACCGCAACGGCGGTGTCGTCTGGGGGGCGGTGCGGGCCTACTCCGCGACCCGTGCGGACGCGGAGGACGCCTGGCAGGCGACCTGGTTGTCCCTGGCCGAGAACCTGCACCGCCTCAGGGACGCCGAGGCGCTGTCCGGCTGGCTGGTCACCACGGCGCGGCGCGAATCGCTGCGCCTGGCGCGCACCAGACGGCGGGAGTCCCCGGCCGGAGTGGACGGTGTGCTGGCCGAGATCGTGGACGACACCGGCGATCCCGAGCGCGCCGCGCTGCGCTCGGTGCTCACCACGCGGCTCGCGCAGGCCTTCTCCCAGCTCTCCGACCGCTGCCAGCGGTTGCTGCGGGTGATGGCCGTTGCCCCGGAAGCCAGCTACGAGCAGATCAGCACCGCGCTGGGGATGGCGCGCGGTTCGATCGGCCCGAAGAAGCAGCGCTGCTTGCACGCGCTGCGCGAGCGGATGAGCGCCCTGGGCAGCGCCGAGGACCTGGAGGTGACGGCAGTATGA
- a CDS encoding DUF2516 family protein: MLLAQVIVTALWMAGIPLGVYAFGHAAMQRADAFTAADKMSKPVWLGITGAGALILILMRGGPMTIFWIAGLVAALVYIVDVRPRVLEVQKGSSW; this comes from the coding sequence GTGCTACTCGCTCAGGTGATCGTTACCGCTCTGTGGATGGCGGGCATACCGCTCGGGGTGTACGCCTTCGGGCACGCCGCGATGCAGCGGGCCGACGCGTTCACGGCGGCGGACAAGATGTCCAAACCCGTCTGGCTCGGGATAACCGGTGCGGGAGCTCTGATCCTGATCCTGATGCGCGGTGGTCCCATGACCATCTTCTGGATCGCCGGTCTCGTCGCCGCGCTGGTCTACATCGTCGACGTGCGGCCCAGGGTTCTCGAGGTGCAGAAGGGCAGCTCCTGGTAG
- a CDS encoding CGNR zinc finger domain-containing protein, whose translation MNSKAVAAVAPNGLSAAASEPVGPDTEQDIDLLLAFLNTTDAEASTDVLRDAEQWQQWCLEHTGQASVDTTAAREIRDLMRTSVGYGPLTAPRSTPPSTAQWPVHVRLEDGVPITSGTDALGVVLAAASRIAITGRWHRIKICPATNCLRAFYDRSRNRSRTWCSMRVCGNREKARSWRERHAPN comes from the coding sequence GTGAACAGCAAAGCCGTCGCAGCCGTCGCGCCGAACGGGCTATCAGCGGCAGCGTCCGAGCCCGTCGGGCCCGACACGGAACAGGACATCGACCTTCTGCTGGCGTTCCTCAACACCACTGACGCCGAGGCGAGCACGGACGTGCTCCGGGACGCGGAACAGTGGCAGCAATGGTGCTTGGAGCACACCGGGCAGGCTTCCGTCGACACGACAGCCGCACGCGAGATCCGCGATCTCATGCGCACGTCGGTCGGCTACGGCCCGCTGACCGCTCCCCGGAGCACGCCCCCGAGCACCGCGCAGTGGCCGGTTCACGTGCGCCTGGAGGACGGTGTCCCGATAACCTCCGGCACCGACGCACTCGGCGTCGTGCTCGCAGCGGCCTCCCGGATCGCCATAACCGGCCGCTGGCACCGCATCAAGATCTGCCCCGCGACGAACTGTCTGCGGGCCTTCTACGACCGTTCCAGAAACCGCTCGCGCACCTGGTGCTCGATGCGCGTGTGCGGCAACAGGGAAAAGGCGCGCTCCTGGAGGGAACGGCACGCCCCGAACTGA
- a CDS encoding DUF3224 domain-containing protein, translated as MTTQQPSRELEAPFEITAWDETVYEEPVEGPKLTRITIRKRYHGAIEGSGAVEVLTAQGSAGAGYVASERVEGTLEGRRGTFVIQHSGLADGTGQSSHGNIVPASGEGRCHCSST; from the coding sequence ATGACCACCCAGCAGCCGAGCCGCGAGCTCGAGGCACCTTTCGAGATCACCGCTTGGGACGAGACCGTCTACGAGGAGCCGGTCGAGGGACCCAAGCTGACCCGGATCACGATCCGGAAGCGCTATCACGGCGCGATCGAGGGCTCGGGAGCCGTCGAGGTGCTCACCGCCCAGGGATCGGCCGGGGCTGGCTACGTCGCCTCCGAGCGGGTCGAAGGCACGCTCGAGGGCCGCCGGGGGACCTTCGTCATCCAGCACAGCGGCCTGGCCGACGGAACCGGGCAGAGCAGCCACGGCAACATCGTCCCCGCTTCCGGTGAGGGCCGTTGCCACTGCTCTTCCACGTAA
- a CDS encoding protein phosphatase 2C domain-containing protein, whose protein sequence is MTTVRTAEQAGAGPGGTSEDVVLVLRNAVAVLDGATSLRPTARTGGWYAAELAEKLRPRLEAEGADLAESLAMAISETATAHGLRPGNAPSSTVSILRWDESTLEALVLADSPAVVFTDSGAEVVSDDRLAELRVPNGGGYRQRLRAGGGFDELHGQHLREAVDETSRWRNVEGGFWVAEADPVAAYRAVVRSWPRSRVESALLASDGVSCGVEQYDSYPDWSALLGHARERGPRAVLDRVRAAEESDPHGSRWPRPKKHDDQALVVVDFGRGE, encoded by the coding sequence ATGACCACTGTGCGGACGGCCGAACAGGCAGGGGCAGGACCGGGCGGCACGAGCGAGGACGTGGTGCTGGTGCTGCGGAACGCGGTAGCCGTGCTGGACGGAGCGACCTCGCTGCGCCCCACCGCGCGCACCGGGGGCTGGTACGCGGCCGAGCTCGCCGAGAAGCTGCGCCCCAGGTTGGAAGCGGAGGGAGCCGACCTCGCCGAGTCGCTCGCGATGGCGATCTCGGAAACCGCGACCGCTCACGGGTTGCGCCCGGGGAACGCCCCCTCCAGCACTGTCTCGATCCTGCGCTGGGACGAGAGCACGCTGGAGGCGCTGGTGCTCGCCGACAGCCCGGCCGTGGTGTTCACCGACTCGGGGGCCGAGGTGGTCAGCGACGACAGGCTGGCCGAGCTGCGCGTCCCGAACGGCGGAGGCTATCGGCAGCGGCTGCGCGCGGGCGGGGGTTTCGACGAGCTTCACGGGCAGCACCTGCGCGAGGCGGTGGACGAGACGAGCAGGTGGCGCAACGTGGAGGGCGGCTTCTGGGTGGCCGAGGCGGATCCCGTCGCCGCGTACCGGGCCGTCGTGCGGAGCTGGCCGCGCTCCCGGGTGGAGTCCGCGCTGCTGGCCAGCGACGGGGTCTCCTGCGGGGTCGAGCAGTACGACAGCTACCCGGACTGGTCCGCGCTGCTGGGGCACGCCCGCGAGCGGGGTCCGCGGGCCGTGCTGGACCGGGTGCGCGCGGCCGAGGAGTCCGACCCGCACGGCTCGCGCTGGCCGCGCCCCAAGAAGCACGACGACCAGGCGCTGGTCGTGGTCGACTTCGGGCGGGGCGAGTAA
- a CDS encoding DUF2505 domain-containing protein, translated as MARRIEHRSTSHRPARHIHAALIDTDYLGARLTELGGDVAELVSHSTSEEGVHFRTRQRIPDRDLPAVLRPVLPGSTVLERSETWRERDSEHFTGEVAGMLRGIPGSVTASLWLSDLEQHPAEHADHTAGQPEAGQSEAGQPAAGRLPAVSEFLLQGEIGVKLPLLADKPEELLERWVRTLIAQECEFTHRWLSGIR; from the coding sequence ATGGCACGCCGCATCGAGCACCGCAGCACGTCACACCGTCCTGCGCGGCACATCCACGCGGCGCTGATCGACACCGACTACCTCGGGGCCAGACTCACCGAGCTCGGCGGCGACGTGGCCGAGCTGGTGTCCCACTCCACTTCCGAGGAGGGAGTGCACTTCCGGACCCGCCAGCGGATCCCCGACCGGGACCTGCCCGCGGTGCTGCGGCCCGTCCTGCCCGGCAGCACGGTCCTGGAGCGCAGCGAGACCTGGCGCGAACGGGACTCCGAGCACTTCACCGGCGAGGTCGCGGGCATGCTGCGCGGGATCCCCGGTTCCGTGACCGCTTCCCTGTGGCTGAGCGACCTGGAGCAGCATCCCGCCGAGCACGCGGACCACACCGCTGGGCAACCGGAGGCTGGGCAGTCGGAGGCTGGGCAACCGGCGGCGGGGCGACTCCCGGCCGTCAGCGAGTTCCTGCTGCAGGGCGAGATCGGGGTGAAACTACCGCTGCTGGCCGACAAACCGGAGGAACTGCTCGAGAGGTGGGTGCGGACCCTGATCGCGCAGGAGTGCGAGTTCACCCACCGGTGGCTGTCCGGAATCCGCTGA
- a CDS encoding YbaK/EbsC family protein — translation MSVWEISSNLDVRPAPERPDLLADPVAESVLKLDSPERVGVAEIDPDFADTAAFCAQYGVPAEASANCVVTTGKRAGEQRKAACLVLATGKVDVNGAVRRRLDVRKASFAPQEETVAETGMAYGGITPFGLPSEWPVLLDEGVANSPAVVVGSGLRSSKIVVAGEVLAELANAEVLAGLDATAQE, via the coding sequence ATGTCCGTGTGGGAGATCTCCTCGAACCTCGACGTGCGCCCCGCTCCGGAACGGCCCGATCTGCTGGCCGACCCCGTGGCTGAATCGGTGCTGAAGCTGGACTCACCGGAACGGGTGGGGGTGGCCGAGATCGATCCGGACTTCGCGGACACGGCCGCCTTCTGCGCGCAGTACGGCGTGCCCGCGGAAGCCTCTGCCAACTGCGTGGTCACCACGGGAAAGCGCGCGGGTGAGCAGCGCAAGGCGGCCTGCCTGGTGCTGGCGACCGGCAAGGTCGACGTCAACGGCGCGGTGCGGCGCAGGCTGGACGTGCGCAAGGCCTCCTTCGCACCGCAGGAGGAGACGGTGGCCGAGACCGGCATGGCCTACGGCGGGATCACCCCGTTCGGTCTGCCCTCCGAGTGGCCGGTGCTGCTGGACGAGGGCGTGGCGAACTCCCCCGCGGTCGTGGTCGGCAGCGGCCTGCGGTCGAGCAAGATCGTGGTCGCGGGCGAGGTGCTCGCCGAGCTGGCCAACGCCGAAGTCCTGGCCGGGCTCGACGCCACGGCGCAGGAGTGA
- a CDS encoding magnesium and cobalt transport protein CorA, whose product MALIHGTVYANGRRREDHRTLQETLSGLRAPDATENRFGWIDLVEPDHSDLEELGGEFDLHHLALEDAAAAHQRPKLDHYGATSFLVLRPAEYRESTENVVLGELHAFMGSDFVITSRRNGSLDLGEVAHRLEQQPHLLARGPAAVLYAIVDRVVDDYLPVERGVQNDLDEIEDEVFGGEPAVSKRIYRLSREVIEFQRATGPLMDVLDGLGETFAELRDGVELSRHLRDVRDHAADVVERVESHRQLLSNILTVNSTLHSQRQNEQATRLTETSLRQNEDMKRISSWAAILFTPTLVGTVYGMNFTHMPELSWPFGYPMALVLMLLVAVALYFVFRSRDWL is encoded by the coding sequence ATGGCGCTGATCCACGGCACCGTCTACGCGAACGGCAGGCGGCGGGAGGACCACCGCACCCTGCAGGAGACGCTGAGCGGGCTGCGCGCCCCCGACGCGACGGAGAACCGCTTCGGCTGGATCGACCTGGTCGAGCCGGACCACTCCGACCTGGAGGAGCTGGGCGGGGAGTTCGACCTGCACCACCTCGCGCTGGAGGACGCTGCGGCGGCTCACCAGCGTCCGAAGCTGGACCACTACGGGGCGACGTCGTTCCTGGTGCTGCGTCCTGCCGAGTACCGGGAGAGCACCGAGAACGTGGTGCTCGGGGAACTGCACGCCTTCATGGGCTCGGACTTCGTCATCACCTCCCGCCGGAACGGGAGCCTCGACCTCGGGGAGGTGGCCCACCGGCTCGAGCAGCAGCCGCACCTGCTGGCGCGCGGTCCGGCCGCGGTGCTGTACGCGATCGTCGACCGCGTGGTGGACGACTACCTGCCCGTCGAGCGAGGGGTCCAGAACGATCTGGACGAGATCGAGGACGAGGTGTTCGGCGGCGAACCGGCGGTGTCCAAGCGGATATACCGCCTCTCCAGAGAAGTGATCGAGTTCCAGCGGGCGACCGGACCGCTCATGGACGTGCTGGACGGGCTGGGCGAGACCTTCGCGGAGCTGCGGGACGGGGTCGAGCTCAGTCGGCACCTGCGCGACGTCCGCGACCACGCCGCCGACGTGGTCGAGCGGGTTGAGTCGCACCGGCAGCTGCTCTCCAACATCCTCACGGTCAACTCCACGCTGCATTCCCAGCGGCAGAACGAGCAGGCCACCAGGCTCACCGAGACCAGCCTGCGGCAGAACGAGGACATGAAGCGGATCTCCTCCTGGGCCGCCATCCTGTTCACCCCCACGCTGGTGGGCACCGTCTACGGGATGAACTTCACCCACATGCCCGAGTTGAGCTGGCCGTTCGGCTATCCGATGGCGCTGGTGCTGATGCTGTTGGTGGCGGTGGCCCTGTACTTCGTGTTCCGGTCCCGCGACTGGCTGTGA
- a CDS encoding helix-turn-helix domain-containing protein, producing MGRTDRSVNGVVNRAVTDLGGYIRAQRDTAQISLRQLAKRAGVSNPYLSQVERGLRRPSAEILQQIAKALRISAEALYVQAGIMEPRSGGPVAEAILADTELSERQKQTLLDVYASFRRENRSDAEAVSPGKGADGATAVSTEAVGSEFEE from the coding sequence GTGGGGCGTACGGATCGTTCGGTCAACGGGGTCGTCAATCGAGCCGTGACCGACCTGGGCGGCTACATCAGGGCACAGCGCGACACGGCCCAGATCTCGTTGCGCCAGTTGGCGAAGCGCGCGGGGGTGTCCAATCCGTACCTGAGCCAGGTGGAACGCGGGCTGCGCAGACCGAGCGCCGAGATCCTGCAGCAGATCGCCAAGGCGCTGCGGATCTCGGCGGAGGCCCTGTACGTGCAGGCCGGGATCATGGAACCCCGCTCGGGGGGACCGGTTGCTGAGGCGATACTCGCAGACACCGAGCTCAGTGAACGGCAGAAGCAGACACTGCTCGACGTCTACGCCTCGTTCCGCCGCGAGAACCGATCCGACGCCGAAGCGGTTTCCCCCGGCAAGGGGGCGGACGGTGCGACCGCGGTGTCCACCGAAGCGGTTGGATCCGAATTCGAGGAGTGA
- a CDS encoding pyridoxal phosphate-dependent aminotransferase, with translation MRTPALTRRLRPFTSTIFAEITELARSTGSVNLGQGFPDTDGPAGMLRRAENAIGEGVNQYPPGAGEPELRAAISAQRRADYGIEHDPEDEILVTVGATEAVNASMMALVEPDEEVVLIEPYYDAYPVAVAMAGGVHRSVPLRAERGRFRLDTEALRAAVGPRTRAVVLNSPHNPTGTVFTADELSAIAETCRENDLLAITDEVYEHLLFDGRAHTPLATLPGMAERTLSISSAGKSFSVTGWKIGWVCGPAELVSAVRAAKQFTTFVGGAPFQPAVAHALNEERSWLEGLRSELEQKRDRLTSGLTRAGFEVLPSEGTYFVCADVRPLGYSDGAEFCRALPERIGVAAIPPQVLCDDPEPMRHLARFAFCKRDEVIDEAVERLLKLGQV, from the coding sequence GTGCGTACTCCAGCTCTGACTCGCCGCCTTCGCCCGTTCACTTCGACGATCTTCGCCGAGATCACCGAGCTCGCCCGGAGCACCGGTTCCGTCAACCTGGGACAGGGCTTCCCCGACACGGACGGACCCGCCGGGATGCTGCGGCGCGCGGAGAACGCCATCGGCGAAGGGGTGAACCAGTACCCGCCCGGGGCGGGCGAACCCGAGTTGCGCGCCGCCATCAGCGCCCAGCGGCGCGCCGACTACGGGATCGAGCACGACCCCGAGGACGAGATCCTGGTCACCGTCGGAGCGACCGAGGCCGTCAACGCCTCGATGATGGCGCTGGTCGAACCGGACGAAGAAGTGGTGCTGATCGAGCCCTACTACGACGCCTACCCGGTCGCGGTGGCGATGGCCGGTGGAGTGCACCGGTCGGTCCCCCTGCGCGCCGAGCGGGGACGGTTCCGCCTCGACACGGAGGCCCTGCGCGCCGCCGTGGGACCGCGCACCAGGGCGGTGGTGCTGAACTCGCCGCACAACCCCACCGGAACAGTGTTCACCGCGGACGAGCTGTCGGCGATCGCCGAGACGTGCCGCGAGAACGACCTGCTGGCCATCACCGACGAGGTCTACGAGCACCTGCTGTTCGACGGCAGGGCGCACACTCCGCTGGCGACGCTGCCCGGCATGGCCGAGCGCACCCTGTCGATCTCCAGCGCGGGCAAGAGCTTCAGCGTCACCGGCTGGAAGATCGGCTGGGTGTGCGGTCCGGCCGAGCTCGTCTCCGCGGTGCGGGCGGCGAAGCAGTTCACGACCTTCGTCGGGGGCGCTCCCTTCCAGCCCGCGGTGGCGCACGCCCTGAACGAGGAACGTTCCTGGTTGGAAGGGCTGCGTTCCGAGCTGGAGCAGAAGCGGGACCGGCTGACGAGCGGACTGACCCGGGCCGGGTTCGAGGTGCTGCCCTCCGAGGGGACCTACTTCGTGTGCGCCGACGTCCGCCCGCTCGGCTACTCCGACGGGGCCGAGTTCTGCCGCGCGCTGCCGGAGCGGATCGGGGTCGCGGCGATCCCGCCCCAGGTGCTCTGCGACGACCCCGAACCGATGCGTCACCTGGCGCGCTTCGCATTCTGCAAGCGCGACGAAGTCATCGACGAGGCCGTCGAGCGGCTGCTCAAGCTCGGCCAGGTGTAG
- a CDS encoding alpha/beta fold hydrolase codes for MRERGETSEEDVRVLPSGTRWRVHGSGSPVTLVAHGLGATEGEARIPASGVRGTRVVLTLPGHGSAADPDDDYWDYGNVAADVLEVADLVGAERAAGVSLGAGALTRIVAEHPGRFERLALLLPAAVDRPRGGAVTEVFEQLSAGVRAAHSDGGSGLRELVARGLPEGAGIGEYVEQRSATLLRLGPALEKLPHRAPLADRSALAAVPHPVLVVGATADPLHDSEVAEQLAAVLPEGRLELFDSTAPMLTHRAELRGVLSDFLNS; via the coding sequence GTGCGCGAGCGCGGCGAGACGTCCGAGGAGGACGTGCGGGTGCTGCCCTCGGGCACCAGGTGGCGTGTCCACGGCAGCGGTTCTCCGGTCACGCTCGTGGCGCACGGTCTCGGAGCCACGGAGGGCGAGGCCCGCATCCCGGCCTCCGGAGTCCGTGGCACGAGAGTGGTGCTCACCCTGCCGGGGCACGGCTCGGCCGCCGATCCGGACGACGACTACTGGGACTACGGCAACGTGGCCGCCGACGTGCTGGAAGTGGCCGATCTGGTCGGTGCGGAGCGGGCGGCCGGCGTCTCGCTGGGCGCGGGCGCGCTGACCCGGATCGTCGCCGAGCACCCCGGGCGCTTCGAGCGGTTGGCCCTGCTGCTTCCCGCGGCCGTCGACCGACCGAGGGGCGGCGCGGTCACCGAGGTGTTCGAACAGCTCTCCGCCGGGGTGCGGGCCGCGCACTCCGACGGCGGATCAGGCTTGCGCGAGCTCGTCGCGCGGGGCCTCCCGGAGGGAGCCGGGATCGGTGAGTACGTCGAGCAGCGCAGTGCCACCCTGCTGCGACTCGGTCCGGCCCTGGAGAAGCTGCCGCACCGGGCTCCGCTCGCCGATCGCTCGGCGCTGGCCGCCGTTCCCCATCCCGTCCTCGTGGTGGGCGCCACCGCGGACCCGCTGCACGACTCCGAGGTGGCCGAGCAGCTCGCAGCGGTTCTCCCGGAGGGCAGGCTCGAGCTGTTCGACTCGACGGCGCCGATGCTGACGCACCGGGCGGAGCTGCGCGGTGTGCTGAGCGACTTCCTGAACTCCTGA
- a CDS encoding DUF445 family protein has product MKALATGLFLLAALIYVLTRWWLVGTAPAWVGYVNAAAEAGMVGALADWFAVTALFRRPLGLPIPHTAIIPTRKNSLGRNLGDFVGGNFLSEQVVVDKLDRAGIASRAGEWLTDRDNAERATTELAAAARGAVQVLRDEEVRQVLEQVVLRKVVDQPWGPPLGRILGRVLEDGSHRGLVDLVCDRAYEWVRDNYETVSRVVNQRSPSWSPRFFDSMVADRVYSEVLSFAWAVRTDPEHRMRAAVDRFLIEFATDLREDPVTMARADRIKHQILEHPEVRNLLGSAWTTAKRMFLEAAEDPDSELRTRVREGLRSFGGRLASEPELREKVDGWLREAARYVVTHYRSEITTLITDTVERWDASEASDRIELHVGRDLQFIRINGTVVGALAGLAIHTVTHLLL; this is encoded by the coding sequence ATGAAAGCGCTGGCCACCGGGTTGTTCCTGCTGGCAGCGCTGATCTACGTGCTCACCCGCTGGTGGCTGGTGGGCACGGCCCCGGCCTGGGTCGGCTACGTGAACGCCGCCGCCGAGGCGGGCATGGTCGGCGCGCTCGCCGACTGGTTCGCTGTGACCGCGCTGTTCCGCAGGCCGCTGGGGCTGCCGATCCCGCACACGGCGATCATCCCCACGCGCAAGAACTCCCTCGGGCGCAATCTCGGTGACTTCGTGGGCGGCAACTTCCTGTCCGAGCAGGTGGTGGTGGACAAGCTGGACCGCGCCGGGATCGCCAGCAGGGCGGGCGAGTGGTTGACGGACCGGGACAACGCGGAGCGGGCCACCACCGAGCTCGCGGCGGCGGCGCGCGGTGCCGTTCAGGTGCTCCGGGACGAGGAGGTGCGCCAGGTGCTGGAGCAGGTGGTGCTGCGGAAGGTCGTGGACCAGCCCTGGGGGCCTCCGCTGGGGCGGATCCTCGGGCGGGTCCTGGAGGACGGCTCGCACCGGGGGCTGGTCGACCTGGTGTGCGATCGCGCCTACGAGTGGGTCCGGGACAACTACGAGACGGTCTCGCGCGTGGTCAACCAGCGTTCTCCTTCCTGGTCACCGCGCTTCTTCGACTCGATGGTCGCGGACAGGGTCTACAGCGAGGTGTTGTCCTTCGCCTGGGCGGTCAGGACCGACCCCGAGCACCGGATGCGCGCCGCGGTCGACCGCTTCCTGATCGAGTTCGCGACCGATCTGCGCGAGGACCCGGTGACCATGGCCAGGGCGGACCGGATCAAGCACCAGATCCTGGAGCATCCCGAGGTGCGGAACCTGCTGGGTTCGGCCTGGACCACGGCCAAGCGGATGTTCCTCGAGGCGGCGGAGGACCCGGACAGCGAGCTGCGCACGCGGGTCCGGGAGGGACTGCGTTCCTTCGGGGGACGCCTCGCGTCCGAACCGGAGCTGCGGGAGAAGGTGGACGGCTGGCTGCGCGAGGCGGCCCGCTACGTGGTCACGCACTACCGCTCGGAGATAACCACGCTGATCACCGACACCGTCGAGCGGTGGGACGCCTCAGAGGCCTCGGACAGGATAGAGCTCCACGTGGGACGTGACCTGCAGTTCATCCGGATCAACGGGACGGTCGTCGGCGCGTTGGCCGGGTTGGCCATTCACACTGTGACGCACCTGCTGTTGTGA
- a CDS encoding NUDIX domain-containing protein, with the protein MATGGTVPGGYVDTGESPARACRRELVEELGIERWPRRVLALDWAPSAHDGDKLLWIFDCGDLAEDEHRVRLDGAELDRWEWVPTRELDDYLAARLSRRVKQAHAARAEGRTVYLEHGGEPVRAA; encoded by the coding sequence GTGGCGACCGGTGGGACGGTCCCCGGCGGTTACGTGGACACCGGCGAGTCCCCTGCGCGGGCTTGCCGCCGCGAGCTGGTCGAGGAACTGGGGATCGAGCGCTGGCCGCGTCGAGTGCTGGCGCTCGACTGGGCACCGAGCGCCCACGACGGCGACAAGTTGCTGTGGATTTTCGACTGCGGTGACCTGGCCGAGGACGAGCACCGCGTCCGGCTCGACGGTGCGGAACTGGACCGCTGGGAGTGGGTGCCCACCCGCGAGCTGGACGATTACCTCGCCGCGCGCCTGTCCCGCCGGGTGAAGCAGGCCCACGCAGCCCGCGCGGAGGGCCGCACGGTCTACCTCGAGCACGGCGGGGAACCGGTTCGCGCCGCTTAG
- a CDS encoding GrpB family protein, with amino-acid sequence MAEDVELIGGVEQRDIRIVEYDPAWPERFRAEHERIATALGTTARRIEHVGSTAVPGLAAKPVVDIGVSVPGVTAEATYLGPLQRAGYRLRVREPGHRMLRTPARDVHVHVYDVGSDWERQHLLFRDWLRRDESDRARYARLKCELAGREWTDMNAYAAAKGPLIGEILARAEARGELP; translated from the coding sequence GTGGCCGAGGACGTCGAACTGATCGGCGGGGTCGAGCAGCGCGACATCCGCATCGTGGAGTACGACCCCGCCTGGCCGGAGCGCTTCCGCGCCGAGCACGAGCGGATCGCAACCGCTCTGGGCACGACTGCTCGGCGGATCGAGCACGTCGGTTCCACGGCCGTTCCGGGGCTGGCGGCGAAACCCGTCGTGGACATCGGCGTAAGCGTGCCGGGCGTGACCGCGGAGGCGACCTACCTCGGCCCGCTGCAGCGGGCGGGATACCGGTTGCGGGTGCGGGAACCCGGCCACCGGATGCTGCGCACCCCCGCCCGCGACGTGCACGTGCACGTCTACGACGTGGGCAGTGACTGGGAGCGGCAGCACCTGCTGTTCCGCGACTGGTTGCGCCGCGACGAGTCCGACCGGGCACGCTACGCGCGACTCAAGTGCGAACTGGCCGGGCGGGAGTGGACCGATATGAACGCCTACGCCGCCGCGAAGGGCCCGCTGATCGGCGAGATCCTGGCCAGGGCCGAGGCGCGGGGCGAACTCCCGTGA